One stretch of Virgibacillus sp. SK37 DNA includes these proteins:
- a CDS encoding PTS ascorbate transporter subunit IIC, with protein sequence MNLSGVWDWMFFWDSFGFFLKTVASFLMIIVAIIAVGMLLKVVIQAVRESKS encoded by the coding sequence GTGAATTTATCCGGGGTTTGGGATTGGATGTTTTTTTGGGATAGTTTTGGTTTCTTCTTAAAAACCGTTGCTTCATTCTTAATGATTATTGTAGCCATAATCGCTGTTGGAATGTTGCTGAAAGTGGTTATTCAAGCAGTGAGAGAGAGTAAATCATAG